In Dermacentor variabilis isolate Ectoservices chromosome 10, ASM5094787v1, whole genome shotgun sequence, the genomic window GACCGGTCGTGTAGGAGGtccagagaggaaaaaaaaaagaaagaactttgTGGTTAGACGAGTCGTCGCCGTCACACCCTTGAAGGGATGTCTACTTCTCGCTCACAAAGAACGCACCGACATTTTATATCTTTGTATATAACTCGTACGAGCGAACTCGAAGCAAGGCGACAGACGGGGAGAACTGTGCCCTACATAATGGATCTCCCCTGAGGGCAGTATGAATGACTTCAGCCCAGATTCTAAATGGGAACGTCGTTCGAATTCGAACGCAACCCTATGTTCATGTCTTGTTTTCGGATTTCCTTTTTTCTACGACATGATACATTGCGCTGCAGTTACATACATTTTGGAAGGTGTGAAATTTAGTTCGGCAGACGTAGACTTCAGACCCCATATTAGCATTGTAGTTAGGACAAACTGCCAATAACAGACATTCCTCGATATAACGAAACCCAATTGTACGAATTTCTTTAGTTTCTCGAAAAGCTTTCCGATATTCCCCGACACATATTTATAAAGCATAATGCATTGAAAAACCTCAAAGCGAACGAAATGAACTCAACATCTCGCCCTATTTAACTAAATTTCTGAGGGAGAAAATATGGGTAAAATATAGGCATGCCAGGCTTCAGTTCAGGTGGCGGGCGCCATTGACTTGTTTAATGCGTTTGTTGCTCCCATGAAGGGACGCAAGGCATGTTAAACGGACCCGCTGTCTAGGGTAAGTGCGATAGGTGTGCGCACATGCAGGCAAaattttctatcttttttttttcctctcttaaaTAAATGTTTTGAGTGAGTTCGATTCACGATGTTTTCGATTTAGCGAAGTTCTCGCTTTGATGAAATAATTTCCGCGTGCCGCCTACTTCGTTTATTTGCGTATGGGCCATAAGGCTGACCTCGTCAAAACGATGTCGCGTCCGAAGATAAAGActattgactgattgattgattgattgatttcgcATCTGACACGAACATGCCTTCGTTATATCGGATGCTGGTAAAAAATAATTTGTGTCTTACACGACGAGAGATATTTCAGCTTTACTTCGTTGTACACCGTTATTCGTTAAGTGGgcgttcgttatatcgaggttcgactgccATTTGCTTTGGGGGGGGGCGCTAATAGCGCACCATCGCTCACGTGGAAACACGttttactgcgcatgcgcgcgcgtATGTATATACCGTACCTGCACAGGTTGTAGACCTCCGGCTCCCGGTACAGCTGGTAGCACTCCTCGCAGACGCGCTCCAGCCGCGCCAGGTACGACTGCTCGAAGTTGCCGCGGCAGCCGAGCTCGAGGAAGGAGCGCTTGTGCAGGTTGCGCGCCGCGCAGCCGCCGGGCTGCGTCAGCGCCACGAGCGAGCACACGAGCAGCGCAGCCGCCAGCCAACGAGCGGGCACCACCGGAAAGCTGGCACTCATCTGCGACGACCACCAGAGAAGGCGCATGCGCGCGCTTGTAGGCGATCCGTGCGCGTGAACGCATCGACAAGCATAAGAAAGAGCTTTTCCTACACACAAAATCACTACGAAAGTTACTTAAATtgattaaattatgtggttttacgtgccaaaaccactttccgattatggggcacgccgtagtgggggactccggaaatttcgaccacctggggttcttcttaacgtgcacctatacctAAGTACACGGCGCTATGGGGTAGAAATCAGGTGCTATAGTCGGACACAAcacaagtctgcagtgaagcccccgaccacgccctcataaccgccggccactgttcctccgcgagactGCAaatgtgagtggcgccggtcctgtcgcttGCGTttttcttctgtcctggtctattgcgccttgcccCTTACACGTTCGCACTTCAACCTTTCCCTGTTACCTGAATAAGGCGGTAACGACAAAAAATCTTAACTATAAGCGTGCAATTTTGTACGTTTTCGTTCGGCTGttatagtggaacggtgaaagcctactTCTTCAGTGAAGTGAAATAAAACGCTCAGACTCCaaatgctcagactccacacgctttgtccatgtctggTGCACACCTCGtggcttccgccgatgaaaagactatTAAAGAACAGCAAACGCTCCGTAGGTATCAAGTGCGACGACATCTTTaaatggtcgcatgacgacgattttgtttgcatctgtgattggctggcgaagtAAAAACCCCGCGCCACAGAGTGTGCCTTGGTTGCAAACTGCTGTCTGTttaaagttgtatcctactataatATAGGTCGTGTCCGAATCCAGCACCTAACGAGCGTTTCCTCGGAGGCTATGCTTTTGCAGATTGCGGCACGCGCCGGAATCGGTTGCAGCAGCCGGAAATCTGGTCATGGTGGTCGCCATGTTTTGGACATAAATTTTTTGTCTACTGGAGCTGCAAGTGGCTGCAAGGGATGCGGTTCGGACAGCGTAGGAATGATGGGTAATGCGTGAAGTTGCCTTAACTTCCGTCTATCTGGCTTCGAATGGGCTTTGTGAATTCGCATATTTCACCGCGTGTTCAGCGAAATACTGCTCTGCAAATGCAACGTTCCACAATGTTTACGCGTGTGCAGAACCAATTACTTCCTCGCTGTGTTTAGGGAAGAAAAGATTGTTTCGGAAGCTTTAGAAAAGTTCAAAGGTAATAAATAACGCCATAAGAACGTCTTGAGCCACGAGCCGGAATATTATTGACAAATCGACTGTGCTAGCCATCGTTATTACAGAGCGCCGAAGGCTCCCCCTAGTAATTATTGTAAGCAAATCAGTGGTGGGAATGACGGATATTCCATTTCATTCGTCAAAGAAATTAATGCAAAAatgtttgaatttcgcgcctaaaCCGCACCGTCGTCGCGCAACTGTGACTTCATGCTTTTGAATGCATATCCGTGCATTTCAGCCTCTTTCGTGCTGAAATATTTATCAGAATGTGTCAGGCTTTATCCTTCGTTTCTTTAGAACGTAATGTAATCCTTACGTGTGTAGGTAAGCAACGGAACAGGATCGCCCAGActctgtcaaaatccatgacttCACGGGGATCTAGTGCAGTGACACTTAAAAAGGTTTTGATTAAATTTTTAGTGTTTTTCGTGtgtgaatatgaggcacgccgtagtggtagactccggatcaatttcgcccacctggggttctttaacgtgccccgaTGTACGGGACacggccgtttttgcatttcgcgcccaccgaaatgcagccgccgggattcgatcccgcgacctcttacTTATCAGCGCAACACTATGGCCGTATAGCCGCCACGGTGAGTGGCTTCAAGATGGCCTGCAACAGTGACACGCATCTGTTCACGGAAAGGGcaaccttcttttttatttgttttaaattGCACGAGCGCAATTTTGCCGATCTAATTCAAATCATTGTTCCTCCTTATGGCGATGCCAAATCTATTGCATTGTCTTGGGCGCATCCAGCGGGTTTACATATTGCGTAAAGCCGAGCATGCCTATTAACCCTGAAAGCCCTTTATTCAATGCCGCAGTTGCTCTGACGCGTGTATagcttgcgcgcgttcgtctttCTGCAGCGCCGGCGAAGGTGAAACGCATTAGTCACGGAATTTCTGCATGCAGTTCTAAATGCGTCGTGATGTCGGTGTCCCTCGGCCGTTGATGTCCGATCTCGTTTGGAGCGATCGGACCGTGAATGCACTTGGGTGCGTTCGCATGCGTGAGCTACAAGgacgccctctctctctctttttctctctgcaCAACTGTACAGCGCTGCATGATGAAATTTTTCCGCTCCACTGAAGGCGCGACAGTTTCTCGTGCCGTTCGAGTTCCAGTTATCGCGCGTTGGGTCGCGCTCGCATTAGAACCTGCAATACAAGATTCCTTAACTGACATATTCGCAAAGAAACGCGCAATGTCGTTTATTGTATGCGTGTACCTGTATTTGCATGCGCGTGAGTGATACTTCGAACGAGCTTGGCTGCGGAATGACGGGCGCAACGTTTTGCAAAAGGCTTACATAGAGTACTTTCGAAAACGAGAATTTTCCACATTtatagtttaattttttttcgtcagcGTTGATAACCGATCGCGCGCCAGCAGAGTTTTGAAAATAGGGAGAGAGCAGCTGATGGGTCTTGAAGGCCTGAAGCTGAGGCACTTCATGTATACAGCAGCAACGAGCATATCTATATATTCAAAGAAAGCGGCACTGGATGCATGATACCCAATAAGATAGCCGAACAGAATTTTAGCTTTTGTTACTTTTCTTTTAATTCCCTTAACCGTCGGCAGCACAGACATTAGTTACATCTGGCACGTCCATAAAACGCGCCTGACTGACTTTATGCGGT contains:
- the LOC142560263 gene encoding crustacean hyperglycemic hormone-like isoform X1; its protein translation is MSASFPVVPARWLAAALLVCSLVALTQPGGCAARNLHKRSFLELGCRGNFEQSYLARLERVCEECYQLYREPEVYNLCRDNCFKNENFLKCAEALLLKEEMDSLKSKVDYLYSR
- the LOC142560263 gene encoding ion transport peptide-like isoform X2, with the translated sequence MSASFPVVPARWLAAALLVCSLVALTQPGGCAARNLHKRSFLELGCRGNFEQSYLARLERVCEECYQLYREPEVYNLCRGSCFKNENFDLCADALLLKDEMTDLRRMINYVYG